A genome region from Triticum aestivum cultivar Chinese Spring chromosome 2B, IWGSC CS RefSeq v2.1, whole genome shotgun sequence includes the following:
- the LOC123041119 gene encoding 1-aminocyclopropane-1-carboxylate oxidase homolog 1-like, which yields MAPNSDHDHLRALKKFDDTKAGVKGIIDSGITSIPTIFHHPPEAFAPLAPLSTNIFIPVIDLLGHRSEVVIAVKAAVETLGFFLVVNHGVPEATMSDTLAAVKGFHEGPVKEKEPYYTRSEGRRVRYSGNADLFRSPAAKWRDTLYIDDADQLVEEVLPPMCRGAMPEYTRLMRQLGHVLFGLMSEALGLQHDYMEEETGCLDALLLGCHYYPACPEPHLTLGAVRHSDASFLTVVLQDGTVDGLQLLVHDNKQQQVWVKVPAMAGALAVNVGDFLQLVSNDRFKSVVHRVVSNSAGPRVSVVCFFRANMATLCGPVVVDGSGPPRYRTVKAEELFGSSRTMLKSALSPQTALDYLRL from the coding sequence ATGGCCCCCAACTCTGACCATGATCACCTCCGTGCCCTCAAGAAGTTCGACGACACCAAGGCCGGTGTAAAAGGCATCATCGATTCTGGTATCACCTCCATTCCGACCATCTTCCACCACCCTCCAGAGGCCTTCGCCCCATTGGCACCTCTGTCCACTAATATTTTCATCCCGGTTATTGATCTCTTGGGCCACCGATCAGAGGTAGTCATCGCAGTGAAGGCGGCTGTGGAAACGTTGGGCTTCTTCCTAGTGGTTAATCATGGCGTGCCAGAGGCGACCATGTCGGACACGCTAGCAGCGGTAAAGGGCTTCCACGAGGGGCCAGTGAAGGAAAAGGAGCCCTACTACACACGGAGCGAGGGGAGGCGCGTTAGGTATAGTGGCAATGCAGACCTATTCCGATCCCCTGCGGCCAAGTGGCGTGACACCTTGTACATCGATGATGCAGACCAGCTGGTGGAGGAGGTCCTCCCACCGATGTGTAGGGGGGCTATGCCAGAGTACACGAGGCTCATGCGACAATTGGGCCATGTCCTCTTTGGGCTAATGTCTGAGGCTCTAGGGTTGCAGCATGACTATATGGAGGAGGAAACAGGTTGCTTAGATGCGCTACTCCTGGGCTGCCACTACTACCCAGCGTGCCCGGAGCCGCACCTCACGTTGGGTGCTGTTAGGCACTCCGACGCCAGCTTCCTCACTGTGGTGCTCCAGGACGGTACTGTCGATGGACTACAATTGCTCGTCCATGACAACAAGCAGCAACAGGTGTGGGTGAAGGTGCCGGCTATGGCAGGGGCACTGGCAGTGAATGTGGGTGACTTCCTACAATTGGTGTCCAACGACAGGTTCAAGAGTGTTGTGCACCGTGTGGTGTCCAACAGTGCAGGTCCCAGAGTGTCAGTGGTGTGCTTCTTCAGGGCAAATATGGCGACATTGTGCGGGCCAGTGGTCGTCGACGGGAGTGGTCCACCACGGTATAGGACCGTCAAGGCAGAGGAGCTATTTGGCTCATCCAGGACCATGCTCAAGTCGGCCTTATCACCCCAAACTGCGCTAGACTACTTAAGGCTCTAA